A stretch of DNA from Rhizoctonia solani chromosome 9, complete sequence:
GAGAGGTACTCGAGCGGATGCTCGTTGCCGCCGTCGTCGTCACCGACATAAGGGTGTGCCTGGATAAACCGGGTTCCGTGCGTCCGGCAGATCCAGGGACTCATGGCCGCCGGTGTGCCGAACCACCGTGTAGCGTGCTCGCCCCACCGTTCCCAGGGGATTCGTATCGGCGACTCGGAGTCGGCTTCAGAACCGGGACCAAGTTTGGCGGTAGGCGCGTCGTCGTACATCTTCATGCACTTGAGAATTTGCGTTTTACTAAGGAAGATGTGGTATTGGCGCAGCCCGCGCTGAGGACCCACACTCTGAACAACCGACATGCTGAGCTGAACGATGCGCGAACTAGGCCGAGGCATGAATTTCGCTGGACCGGTCGATCCGAGAGTCGGCGCGGGTTCCGACCTCATTAACAAGTACGCATGAGCGCCCTGGGAAAACTCGGGAAAACCAAACTCGAAGCTCGGCTTGGCCATCGGGTACTGCGAGATATCAAACACGGCACGAGAGTCTGGAGACGGGACGCTCGCGGACCGTACGTTGGTGTACACCACGACGTTGACGCCGGCGTCTTTTATAGATTGGGACAAGAGCAAGCTGTCGGTACCGAGAAAGCCAAAGGTGCACGACATGCTGAGACATTCAATACGATTGAGCAAGAGTCCAGATTTCCAGTTCCATATCAAGATGTTGGACACGTCCCTCTCGATCGAAACGTATTTGACCGCCAGAAGCTCATCCATAATCTCCACAAAAATACCGCTCGATCTACGCTCCACATTGAACGGCAACTGAACAGTCCAGTCAGGGTGGAGGGCAGCAGGATGCGAGTGTCCAGTATCGCTCGAACGGAGATAAATGCTTGAACTTCTAGTACTAACAgtaaaagaaaaagaaaaagaaactcaaaagtTGAATGTCAAAGCGCAACTGGGATGAAAAAAATGACAAAAAAGCCGAGACTCACACATGCGCCTCGATAGCGACCAGAGCAAGAAGCTCCTGGCTCATATCAATCTGGAACTCGCTAAACTGTACACCGAGGGACAGCTTGGTCGACGAACCGTTGTGCAAATTGGTGAGCTTGATGACCCCAGGTAGCGCAAAGGACGTAGAGAGAGCCGCGGCGTAGTATCCCTGGCCCAACTCGTACAGCCGCATATCGGGATCAGTGGATTCGAGCATCAGAGGCTTTCCGAGTTTGAGATATAGCCAGCCTGCAGAGTGGCAGTTGTCATCAGTAAGACATTATAGGTAGGCCAGGCCAGAGGTTTGGAGGGGAGGGGGGCTTACCGTCTCGGAATTTGCGAAATTCGTTCAGTAGCGCTACGATATTCCCCGCTTCCTTTAGTTGAAGCCCGCTTTGAGAGAGCTGGTACCCGCTTGACTGCAATTCACGCTGCAGCTCGAATATTTTAGAATGGTTTATAATTTGAGAAAAGGTTTTACATGTCTAAAAGGAACAATTTTTATATGTGAGTTGCGATTCGACAAAAAAAGGCTAAATTGCGAGCGACTTACTAGGGAGAGATGAACGATTCCGTCCCCATCACAAAACTCGAGAATTCGTATAATCAGTTCCTGAGGGAGGTTGTCCATAACTGGTATGTATTCCGATTTCCTCCACCCCAGCAGAGTGGAAACCCAGGGCGTTAGTTGGAGTGTGCAACGGCAGCGGTAGATCCACAATAATTGCGTTTGAAGTTGTGATGCAGTAAATCAAGGTAGGATGTATGTTACCAATGTCAAAGCCTGAGCAAAGAGGAAGCAAACTCATGTAGCGCCTGCAGGCATAGGGCCAGCACTGTGGTTGTTTTTGAGGGCTAATATAACTGTGCGTCATCCTGATGGTGGCTATGCTCAGGGTAACCTTGCGGTTCATTGTATGCTTGTTTCGTTTGATTGTTTCTGTTTATGCGCTTTGCTGTCCTATCCATACATCGAAAACCAGAGCCATTAATCCATTCTATATAAATACTCCTACACTCTACAGAACAAACATAGCAACAACGGTAAAAGAGCACTGTACCGTGATTACGTCCTGGATGCCTACGAATGTACGTAAAGAAAACAGATTTTTTTTATCCAACGTCCGTCTATCGGTATCTATCAAAATAACGTCTACTCGCGCTCCTTGGTGGGCACAGGCTCGTAAGCACCCTTGGAGGTGTTGGTCATCGGCAGACTGTTCTCCTTGCGTTCGCGCTCGACGACTTCCTGGTTCTTGACCCAGGTGTAGTAGATCGAGCCAAGGAGGATAAGAGAAATGGAAGTACCACGGCCGCTGATCGCGCACCAAAATATAAGTCTCGCAGTCTTGATGAAGAATAACATGGCAGACGGGCTCACCCAGAGATCACGTCGTGGAAGAACCAAACACCCAAAATCGACTGGAGGACACCCTTGACGGCACTCGAAACCATGTGCGTAATCGGAGACGTCTAAAAAAACACGAAAATAGAATTCCACCCaaagagagaaagaaagaCAAAGAGAACCATTAGAGGTCTAGGTCTATACAATCATGCAGACTACAGCGTCCAGACTACTCACAACTTTAATGCTCATGAACCCTGCAATGTTGATAAGGAAGCCGAAAAGGCCGGTGATGGCCGAGCCGTAGAGGAAGGTATCAAAGGCGGTCATTCCAGTGGATGTCTTGGTAACGCTGGCGGCACCGAAAAGGAGGTCCATAACGTCAGGACCTTCACCGACGACAACGATGAGAGGAGCAAGGACGACTGCCGAAAGCAGGTTGTTGTACCATGCGAGGTCGAGGGCCGAGTTGCCAACGACAGGGAGACATGACTTGATGACGACCGCGAGCAAGGCAGTAGTGAAGCTCGAGAGGACACCAAAGAAGATACCGATAACTGAAGGAGAAGTAGAAGTGGCACCGGCAGGGGTTGCGCTTTGGTCTAGTAAAACACCAACGAAGAATCCGGCGGTAACAAGGGCGCATGCACCCAAGACCTTGAGGCTCGGCCTGGAGTGGATGAGAACGGCCGAAGTAGCGACGGTGATGGGCAATACAAGACCACGGGCGACTTGGTAGAAGGAAGCATCGACGTATTTGAGACAGTAGTTATTAAAACTGGAAAGAAGAGGCGATTTAGTAATCTATTGAAATCACGTTATCAATTTGGGCTGACCTGAGGCCCAGAACGTTGCACGCGATAAGCGGGGCGAGTCCTTTAACGACGTGCATGTCGAGATTGCGTGGGAGCTTGAGGAGCCCACATACATGGCAGATAAGGAAGAGCACGCATGCAATTACGAGTTGAGCGAGTAGGAAAAATAGAGGCGTTTTGGTTTCATTCAGCACCCATTTGTTCCTGTTGAAATGTCAGCAGCGCCTCACAAGGGCCAACGCCTCAACTTACGCGACTACCATCTACAGTGACGTGTTGTTAGACAAAGCTCTGAAGCACATTGTTCATGGACTTACCGCAATCGCAGCGACGAGGTAAAACACCACGGTCGCAGCCTGGTTGGGAGTGAGCAGGGGCTGTATGGGCTGCGGACTGTACATACCACTTTAATGCGCGATACAGGCTTTTCATTAGGGATATCTGCAGGCATTGTATCTAATAACTAGAGAAGACTCAGTCACCAATCCTCCAAATGGACGAATCACATACAAGAAAGACTAGTGGGGGAAAAAAAGGTAGATGGTGGTAGCCAAGAGCAAAGCGATCGGGAGACATCAAATTCAATTTGGTCGCCTCAATCCTCGGGCACGTGACCACTCGGCTTCTCTCAAGGTCCTCATCATAACATGCCTCAGCACTCGGTGAGCCACTAGATTCAGCATGAAAGTAGTACTAAGAGTTGTGTAGGAAGACGATGTGATCAAATCTCTGACTAATGGCGAAGTTAATGCGAATTCACTTGGGACATTCAGTGCTCTTGGACTCGACTTTAGCGGTGGACTGGGACTCGATCTTGGTCAGTCATTTGACCCTTCATGGGCCTATGAAGAGGGTGCTGTGGGCACGGGGCAAGGAGACGACTGGGAAGATGCAGTGGACCAGGAGATAGGCGACGAAGACGAGCCGATGGACGAAGTCAAGGAAGAGGTTGCCAGTCCAGGCTTGTTCTCCCCTGCCGCATCTCCGAAACCACC
This window harbors:
- a CDS encoding F-box protein; its protein translation is MDNLPQELIIRILEFCDGDGIVHLSLTCKTFSQIINHSKIFELQRELQSSGYQLSQSGLQLKEAGNIVALLNEFRKFRDGWLYLKLGKPLMLESTDPDMRLYELGQGYYAAALSTSFALPGVIKLTNLHNGSSTKLSLGVQFSEFQIDMSQELLALVAIEAHVTRSSSIYLRSSDTGHSHPAALHPDWTVQLPFNVERRSSGIFVEIMDELLAVKYVSIERDVSNILIWNWKSGLLLNRIECLSMSCTFGFLGTDSLLLSQSIKDAGVNVVVYTNVRSASVPSPDSRAVFDISQYPMAKPSFEFGFPEFSQGAHAYLLMRSEPAPTLGSTGPAKFMPRPSSRIVQLSMSVVQSVGPQRGLRQYHIFLSKTQILKCMKMYDDAPTAKLGPGSEADSESPIRIPWERWGEHATRWFGTPAAMSPWICRTHGTRFIQAHPYVGDDDGGNEHPLEYLSVLEFHQPTIRRMAQLGCDKHLSMWNSEQGRQHIDWNSPDEVLEYFTNSLRSRPNVAVEDDAVFVDIIDETVPSYTPFNGQILVTRLPYRIVTRRRPVPKHSGWMMDNNLIIGMPSWQGDELENMQNEHMTIYTPMA
- a CDS encoding GDP-fucose transporter 1 produces the protein MPADIPNEKPVSRIKVAATVVFYLVAAIAMVVANKWVLNETKTPLFFLLAQLVIACVLFLICHVCGLLKLPRNLDMHVVKGLAPLIACNVLGLSFNNYCLKYVDASFYQVARGLVLPITVATSAVLIHSRPSLKVLGACALVTAGFFVGVLLDQSATPAGATSTSPSVIGIFFGVLSSFTTALLAVVIKSCLPVVGNSALDLAWYNNLLSAVVLAPLIVVVGEGPDVMDLLFGAASVTKTSTGMTAFDTFLYGSAITGLFGFLINIAGFMSIKVTSPITHMVSSAVKGVLQSILGVWFFHDVISGGRGTSISLILLGSIYYTWVKNQEVVERERKENSLPMTNTSKGAYEPVPTKERE